A region from the Halomarina litorea genome encodes:
- a CDS encoding cyclase family protein: MWHDLSQPFGPAMDHSTALAPPEFRTERTVAEDGARVTHFDAPTHAGTHVDAPAHVLDGGATLDDLPLDAFAGEAVVLDVPCESARELGPDDLRAGGEVRGGDVVLVHTGWGEKQGTEAYYEYPWLSASAAEWLVERGVKLLGTDTLSPDEPRSLRSDGGESYPVHRRLLEAGVPIAENLRLSAVAGRRVEVVGFPLRIEGGDGAPTRFVART; this comes from the coding sequence ATGTGGCACGACCTCTCACAGCCGTTCGGCCCGGCGATGGACCACTCGACGGCGCTCGCGCCGCCGGAGTTCCGGACGGAACGGACCGTCGCCGAGGACGGGGCGAGGGTGACGCACTTCGACGCGCCGACACACGCCGGGACGCACGTCGACGCGCCCGCGCACGTCCTCGACGGGGGAGCGACGCTCGACGACCTCCCGCTCGACGCCTTCGCGGGCGAGGCCGTCGTCCTCGACGTGCCCTGCGAGTCGGCACGGGAACTCGGGCCCGACGACCTGCGGGCGGGCGGCGAGGTCCGCGGGGGCGACGTCGTCCTCGTCCACACGGGGTGGGGCGAGAAGCAGGGCACGGAGGCCTACTACGAGTACCCGTGGCTCTCGGCGAGCGCCGCCGAGTGGCTCGTAGAGCGGGGCGTGAAGCTACTCGGGACGGACACCCTCAGCCCGGACGAGCCCCGGTCGCTCCGGTCGGACGGGGGCGAGTCGTACCCGGTCCACCGGCGCCTCCTCGAAGCGGGCGTGCCCATCGCCGAGAACCTGCGGCTCTCGGCCGTGGCGGGTCGGCGCGTCGAGGTGGTCGGATTCCCCCTCCGAATCGAGGGCGGGGACGGCGCGCCGACGCGGTTCGTCGCG